Proteins encoded within one genomic window of Haladaptatus sp. QDMS2:
- a CDS encoding methylmalonyl-CoA mutase, which yields MFDPDDLAQIREEKETWEDQQVKPTLDRFGERKEDFTTDTGGQSVQRLYTPNDIADQDYDEDIGFPAQEPYTRGVYSTMYRGRLWTMRQYAGFSTAAATNERFHYLLDSGSSGLSMAFDLPTQMGYDSDATMAQGEVGKSGVAIDSLADMETVFDGIPLDEVSTSMTINAPASILLAMYIAVGDNQGVDREKLRGTIQNDILKEYVARNTYIFPPEPSMRIITDIFEFCAEEVPKFNTISISGYHIREAGSTAAQELAFTLGDGIEYVKAALDAGLDVDDFAPQLSFFFNSHNNIFEEVAKFRAARRLWARIMEERFDAQNPKSKQLKFHTQTGGSTLTAQQVENNVVRVAYQALAAVLGGTQSLHTNGKDEAISLPTEQSVQTALRTQQILAHESGAADTIDPLAGSYYVESLTDTLEEEAMKLIEEVDERGGMREAIEDQWVQRQIQDVAFERQKEIENEERIIVGVNKYRVEEDPQPDVQEVTEEDERRQIESLDEVKADRDEEAVDDALAALTEAAEGDENLMPYIIDAVKVYATTGEISNTLRDVFGEYRPGAAL from the coding sequence ATGTTCGACCCCGACGACCTGGCGCAGATTCGGGAGGAAAAGGAGACCTGGGAGGACCAACAGGTCAAACCGACGCTCGACCGTTTTGGCGAGCGCAAAGAGGACTTCACCACGGACACCGGCGGGCAATCCGTACAGCGCCTCTACACGCCAAACGACATCGCAGACCAGGACTACGACGAGGACATCGGGTTCCCGGCGCAGGAACCCTACACCCGCGGCGTCTACTCGACGATGTACCGCGGTCGCCTCTGGACGATGCGCCAGTACGCTGGTTTCTCGACCGCAGCGGCCACGAACGAACGCTTCCACTACCTGCTCGACAGCGGGTCTTCGGGGCTCTCGATGGCGTTCGACCTGCCGACGCAGATGGGCTACGACTCGGACGCGACGATGGCACAGGGCGAAGTCGGGAAGTCCGGCGTCGCCATCGACTCGCTCGCCGACATGGAGACGGTGTTCGACGGGATTCCGCTCGACGAAGTTTCGACGAGCATGACCATCAACGCCCCCGCATCCATCTTGCTCGCGATGTACATCGCCGTCGGCGACAACCAGGGCGTCGACCGCGAGAAACTGCGCGGAACCATCCAGAACGACATTCTCAAAGAGTACGTCGCGCGCAACACCTACATCTTCCCGCCGGAACCGTCGATGCGCATCATCACGGACATCTTCGAATTCTGTGCCGAGGAGGTGCCGAAGTTCAACACCATCTCCATCTCCGGGTACCACATCCGCGAGGCGGGTTCGACCGCCGCACAGGAACTTGCCTTCACCCTCGGTGACGGCATCGAGTACGTCAAAGCCGCCCTCGACGCAGGCCTCGACGTGGACGACTTCGCGCCACAGCTCTCCTTCTTTTTCAACTCGCACAACAACATCTTCGAGGAAGTCGCGAAGTTCCGCGCCGCGCGCCGCCTCTGGGCGCGCATCATGGAAGAGCGCTTCGACGCGCAGAATCCGAAATCGAAGCAACTCAAGTTCCACACGCAGACCGGTGGCTCCACGCTCACGGCCCAACAGGTCGAGAACAACGTCGTCCGCGTGGCCTACCAGGCACTCGCCGCAGTCCTCGGCGGAACCCAGAGCCTGCACACGAACGGGAAAGACGAGGCTATCTCGCTGCCGACCGAGCAGTCCGTCCAGACGGCGCTGCGCACCCAGCAGATTCTCGCCCACGAGTCGGGCGCGGCGGACACCATCGACCCGCTCGCTGGCTCCTACTACGTCGAGAGTCTGACCGACACCCTGGAAGAAGAGGCGATGAAACTCATCGAGGAAGTCGACGAGCGCGGCGGGATGCGCGAGGCCATCGAGGACCAGTGGGTCCAGCGCCAGATTCAGGACGTGGCCTTCGAGCGCCAGAAAGAGATCGAGAACGAAGAGCGCATCATCGTCGGCGTGAACAAGTATCGCGTCGAAGAGGACCCCCAGCCGGACGTCCAGGAGGTCACCGAGGAAGACGAGCGCCGCCAAATCGAAAGCTTAGACGAGGTCAAAGCCGACCGCGACGAGGAGGCCGTAGACGACGCGCTCGCGGCGCTCACGGAGGCCGCAGAAGGCGACGAGAACCTCATGCCGTACATCATCGACGCGGTGAAGGTGTACGCGACGACGGGCGAGATTTCGAACACGCTGCGCGACGTGTTCGGCGAGTACCGTCCCGGCGCGGCGCTCTAG